In Candidatus Desulforudis audaxviator MP104C, a genomic segment contains:
- the hepT gene encoding type VII toxin-antitoxin system HepT family RNase toxin, whose translation MSTVAEQIRNQINLPGTFFRRHGIQLAFVFGSAVDGGTQPPKDLDVAVLFAHYSFPRYLGARDELQLRLNRRNVDLVVLNRSSPALKMEALIKGVLVYSKDTRAFADFAVNTCFEFEDYLFFKREYQMFWRKRLREGLLVAEKRLNQERIETYLSQVEQAVQRLQELNERFSSFVEFERDPDTRDLCIHHLRIALESVLDVCRHFLAVKGVALNEYDTTRLIALAGEKGLLDRQFAQQIKGMAGMRNAIVHVYWRLDYHAIYEAVTRNLNDFGEFARQVTLYLDRSQPAAGR comes from the coding sequence ATGAGCACGGTTGCAGAACAAATCCGAAACCAGATCAATCTGCCCGGGACGTTTTTCCGGCGTCACGGCATACAATTGGCCTTTGTGTTCGGCTCCGCCGTAGATGGCGGAACACAGCCGCCAAAAGACCTGGACGTGGCCGTGTTGTTTGCGCATTATAGCTTTCCGCGCTACCTCGGCGCCCGGGATGAGCTGCAGCTCCGCTTAAATCGCCGGAATGTGGACTTGGTCGTTTTGAACCGCAGCAGCCCGGCGCTGAAAATGGAGGCCCTGATCAAGGGGGTTTTAGTATACAGTAAGGATACACGGGCATTTGCTGATTTTGCCGTCAACACCTGCTTTGAGTTCGAGGACTACCTCTTTTTTAAGCGGGAATACCAGATGTTCTGGAGGAAGCGACTGCGGGAGGGGCTGCTGGTGGCTGAAAAACGCCTGAATCAGGAACGGATTGAAACGTACTTGTCACAAGTGGAGCAGGCGGTGCAGCGCTTGCAGGAACTAAACGAACGCTTTTCGTCTTTTGTGGAATTTGAGCGCGACCCGGACACACGGGATTTGTGTATCCACCACCTGCGCATCGCTCTGGAATCGGTGCTTGATGTCTGCCGGCACTTTCTCGCCGTCAAAGGCGTCGCTCTGAATGAGTACGACACCACCCGTCTGATCGCACTGGCCGGCGAAAAAGGACTACTTGACCGTCAATTCGCCCAGCAGATCAAGGGTATGGCCGGTATGCGCAACGCAATCGTGCACGTATACTGGCGCTTGGACTACCATGCGATCTATGAAGCAGTCACCAGGAACTTAAACGATTTCGGTGAATTCGCCCGCCAGGTGACTCTGTACCTGGATCGCTCCCAACCGGCAGCGGGTAGATGA
- the pseC gene encoding UDP-4-amino-4,6-dideoxy-N-acetyl-beta-L-altrosamine transaminase has product MRFIPYGRQAIDEEDIRSVVEVLRSDRLTQGPKVAEFEEALAAYCGARYAVVFSSGTAALHGAYFAARVQPGSEVITSPITFAATANAALYLGAKPVFADIEPDTANIDVTRIENLINKRTRAIAPVHFAGQPCDMDEIHQIARRHGLYVIEDACHALGATYKGQRIGSLSDMTVFSFHPVKHIATGEGGAVLTDNPDFVHKLRMFREHGITRDAALPGSTNPETEPDPWYYEMQHLGYNYRLTDIQCALGISQLKKLDGFLERRREIARTYDRAFAEVPAIRPPAQKPDRESAYHIYVVQIDWKAIGRTRREVCALLRQNGIGTQVHYLPVYRHPYYRSLGYPAGLCPRAEAYYEAALTLPLFPAMTDEEVQWVIKAVGRLATGTR; this is encoded by the coding sequence ATGCGCTTTATTCCGTACGGCCGGCAAGCCATCGATGAAGAGGACATCCGGTCCGTTGTAGAAGTCTTGCGCTCGGACCGGCTGACCCAGGGTCCGAAAGTGGCCGAATTTGAAGAAGCATTGGCCGCCTACTGCGGAGCCCGTTATGCCGTCGTCTTTTCCAGCGGCACGGCCGCCCTGCACGGGGCCTACTTCGCGGCCAGGGTGCAACCCGGGAGCGAGGTGATCACCTCGCCCATTACCTTCGCGGCCACCGCCAATGCCGCCCTTTACCTGGGCGCGAAGCCGGTTTTCGCCGATATTGAACCGGACACGGCCAACATCGATGTCACGCGGATCGAGAATCTCATCAACAAACGCACTCGTGCCATTGCCCCGGTACATTTCGCGGGGCAGCCCTGCGACATGGACGAAATCCACCAAATCGCCCGGCGCCACGGCCTCTACGTGATCGAAGACGCCTGCCACGCCTTGGGCGCGACCTACAAAGGGCAGCGTATAGGCAGCCTTTCCGATATGACCGTCTTCAGCTTCCACCCAGTGAAGCACATCGCCACCGGCGAAGGCGGTGCCGTCCTGACCGATAACCCGGATTTCGTCCACAAACTCCGGATGTTCCGGGAACATGGGATCACCCGCGACGCTGCCTTACCTGGGAGCACCAACCCCGAAACAGAACCGGACCCCTGGTATTACGAAATGCAGCACCTCGGGTACAACTACCGCCTCACTGACATCCAGTGCGCCCTGGGCATATCGCAGTTGAAAAAACTGGACGGGTTTTTGGAAAGGAGAAGGGAAATCGCCCGCACCTACGACCGGGCGTTCGCCGAAGTACCGGCCATCCGCCCGCCGGCCCAAAAGCCGGACCGGGAATCCGCCTACCACATCTACGTGGTGCAGATAGACTGGAAGGCAATCGGCAGAACGCGCCGCGAGGTGTGCGCCCTGCTGCGGCAAAACGGCATCGGCACCCAGGTGCACTACCTGCCCGTTTACCGCCACCCCTACTACCGGAGCCTCGGCTATCCGGCCGGCCTCTGCCCGCGCGCCGAGGCCTACTACGAGGCCGCCCTCACCCTGCCGCTGTTCCCGGCCATGACGGACGAAGAAGTCCAATGGGTCATCAAGGCGGTGGGCCGGCTCGCCACCGGCACCCGTTGA